Genomic DNA from Gimesia aquarii:
GCTCTTGGAGTTCACCCAGTTCTGTTCCCAGGGTGGGCTGATAACCGACAGCACTCGGCATACGTCCCAACAGCGCCGATACTTCACTTCCTGCTTGTGAGAATCGGAAGATGTTATCGACGAACAGCAGAGTATCAGTCCCCGTGGTATCACGGAACCATTCTGCCATAGTCAAGGCAGAAAGAGCAACTCGCAGACGTGCTCCTGGAGGCTCATTCATCTGTCCAAAGACCATACAGGTTTGCTCAATCACAGAACGGTCTGTTTGACCAATTTTTGTTTCCTGCATTTCCAGCCAGAGGTCGTTTCCTTCACGGGTTCTCTCCCCCACACCAGCGAATACAGAATAACCACCATGAGCACTGGCGATTCGAGCAATTAACTCGGTCAAAATCACAGTTTTGCCAAGTCCGGCTCCACCGAACAAGCCTGCTTTTCCACCACGTACAAAGGGGGTGAGCAGGTCAACCACTTTGATACCTGTTTCAAACAGTTCAGTCTTTGCGCTCAGGTTATCTAATTCAGGGGCATGACGATGGATGGGCCAACGTTCTTCAGTCTTCACCTCACCGCGACCATCAACAGGGTCGCCAAGCAAGTTAAAAACGCGGCCTAATGTTTCTTTTCCGACAGGAACTGAGACAGGTGCACCGGTGTCGGTGACGTTCATTCCCCGGACCATACCATCGGTTGACCCCAGGGCCACACAACGGACACGGCTACCACCCAGGTGCTGTTGAACTTCACCGGCCACTTTGATTTCCACGCCTTTAATC
This window encodes:
- the atpD gene encoding F0F1 ATP synthase subunit beta, coding for MATTEASKTKTIGKITQIIGSTFDAEFPEDQLPEIYNALIVDETIKGVEIKVAGEVQQHLGGSRVRCVALGSTDGMVRGMNVTDTGAPVSVPVGKETLGRVFNLLGDPVDGRGEVKTEERWPIHRHAPELDNLSAKTELFETGIKVVDLLTPFVRGGKAGLFGGAGLGKTVILTELIARIASAHGGYSVFAGVGERTREGNDLWLEMQETKIGQTDRSVIEQTCMVFGQMNEPPGARLRVALSALTMAEWFRDTTGTDTLLFVDNIFRFSQAGSEVSALLGRMPSAVGYQPTLGTELGELQERITSTKNGAITSVQAVYVPADDPTDPAPATAFSHLDAFIYLERKISEKGIYPAIDPLASSSRILDPQYVGERHYQVARQVQQTLQRYRELQDIIAILGVDELSEEDKLVVHRARRIERFLSQPFLVAEVFTGKAGKITPLEDTIRSFEEICAGKWDHLPEAAFMYVGSVEEAEEQAKRMAEE